A genome region from Microplitis mediator isolate UGA2020A chromosome 4, iyMicMedi2.1, whole genome shotgun sequence includes the following:
- the LOC130667096 gene encoding uncharacterized protein LOC130667096 isoform X1: MYSNGYTQQTSFRPRGNRDYGNRGVGGGTYWNSQQQNPNKFNNMNNNPNKNKQQQQQQQQQLNQQNQKKAPGDLLKKPDWDMDALPAITKNLYVPHPNIRSRSPDDVNKYHAGKEITVKGNNTPLPIQAFEESNFPEYVMQEICKQGFQEPTAIQAQGWPIALSGRDMVGIAQTGSGKTLAYILPATVHINHQPRLTRGEGPIVLVLAPTRELAQQIQSVARDFGSSSCIRNTCIFGGSPKGPQARDLERGVEICIATPGRLIDFLEKGTTNLKRCTYLVLDEADRMLDMGFEPQIRKIIEQIRPDRQVLMWSATWPKEVQALAEDFLSDYIQINIGSLTLAANHNIRQIIEICQEHEKESKLTNLLREIGCERGNKTIIFVETKKKVDDITKAIKREGWSAIAIHGDKSQPERDFVLSEFRTGKTAILVATDVAARGLDVEDVKYVVNFDYPNSSEDYIHRIGRTGRCQSAGTAYAYFTPNNARQAKELISVLEEAGQVINPQLSEMANAQRGQFGKNRQRWNPARSSPNNNPNSSPRGNVSPTSSGTWSNNQQTNMYQQQQQHNSYDRQNMHRQQNGYVSRQQNNYQNGYSQHQQQQQPQQQHQRQSNSGYQQNGYHQSGNNTSPNYQGAQNGGQRYQPRPAYQNNRNMNPQRQQNAYAGNQNGQNVYSIPPPYLMPSTGHTDSGIQSLVSNKFFQTNRPPPTANACAYQSMGYGQFQTVAPYGYTYPPTPVQQ, from the exons ATGTATAGCAACGGTTACACACAACAAACTTC TTTCAGGCCCAGAGGAAACAGGGACTATGGCAACAGGGGTGTAGGAGGAGGAACTTATTGGAATAGTCAACAACAAAATCCAAATAAATTCAACAACATGAATAATaatccaaataaaaataaacagcaacaacagcagcagcaacagcaatTGAATCAACAGAATCAGAAGAAAGCACCTGGTGATTTACTGAAGAAACCTGACTGGGACATGGACGCACTCCCGGCCATTACTAAAAATCTTTATGTACCTCATCCAAATATCAGAAGCCGTTCACCCGATGACGTCAACAAGTATCATGCGGGAAAAGAAATAACAGTGAAGGGAAACAACACTCCTCTACCGATTCAAGCTTTTGAAGAAAGTAATTTCCCTGAGTATGTAATGCAAGAAATCTGCAAACAAGGGTTCCAAGAACCGACGGCCATTCAAGCCCAAGGCTGGCCTATTGCTCTCAGTGGAAGGGACATGGTTGGTATCGCCCAAACAGGATCGGGAAAAACATTAGCG TATATTCTCCCAGCAACTGTCCACATCAACCACCAACCACGACTGACTCGTGGCGAAGGTCCAATAGTTTTGGTGTTGGCACCAACGCGTGAGCTGGCCCAGCAAATTCAATCAGTGGCACGAGACTTTGGTTCATCATCATGCATCCGCAATACTTGTATATTCGGTGGCTCACCAAAAGGACCACAGGCACGGGACCTGGAGCGTGGAGTTGAAATCTGCATCGCCACACCGGGACGTCTAATTGATTTTCTGGAAAAAGGTACCACCAATCTGAAAAGATGTACTTATTTGGTATTGGATGAGGCCGACCGTATGTTAGACATGGGATTCGAGCCCCAGATCCGTAAAATAATCGAACAAATCAGACCCGACAGACAGGTTCTTATGTGGTCAGCGACTTGGCCCAAAGAGGTTCAAGCTCTCGCTGAAGATTTTCTTTCTGATTACATTCAAATCAATATTGGTTCCCTCACTCTTGCTGCCAATCACAATATCCGTCAGATTATTGAAATTTGCCAAGAACATGAGAAGGAGtctaaattaacaaatttgttGCGTGAAATCGGCTGTGAAAGAGGCAATAAAACTATAATATTTGTCGagacaaagaaaaaagttgATGACATTACGAAAGCAATAAAGCGTGAAGGTTGGTCGGCAATAGCCATTCACGGTGATAAGTCTCAGCCAGAACGTGATTTCGTTTTATCTGAGTTCAGAACCGGCAAAACCGCAATTCTCGTGGCGACTGATGTAGCAGCTCGTGGTCTTGATGTCGAAGATGTCAAGTACGTCGTAAACTTTGATTATCCAAACAGCTCTGAGGATTACATCCATCGAATTGGAAGAACGGGACGTTGCCAAAGTGCTGGTACAGCATACGCGTACTTTACACCAAACAATGCTCGTCAAGCTAAAGAATTGATATCAGTACTTGAGGAAGCTGGCCAAGTAATAAACCCACAATTGTCTGAGATGGCAAATGCACAACGTGGTCAATTTGGCAAGAACCGTCAACGCTGGAATCCCGCCCGTTCCTCACCAAACAACAACCCCAACTCCAGCCCGAGAGGTAACGTCAGTCCCACTTCAAGCGGCACTTGGTCCAACAACCAACAGACCAACATGTAccagcaacagcaacaacacaATTCCTACGATCGACAAAACATGCATCGTCAGCAAAACGGATACGTGTCACGTCAGCAGAATAATTACCAAAACGGCTACAGCCAACACCAGCAACAACAGCAGCCACAACAACAACATCAACGTCAATCAAATTCCGGTTACCAGCAAAACGGATACCACCAGTCTGGTAACAACACGTCGCCTAATTACCAGGGCGCCCAAAACGGAGGACAGAGATATCAACCACGACCAGCATATCAGAACAACCGTAACATGAATCCCCAACGTCAACAAAATGCATACGCTGGAAACCAAAATGGCCAGAATGTATATTCAATTCCACCACCATATTTAATGCCATCAACCGGTCATACTGATTCTGGAATACAGAGTTTAGTTAGCAACAAGTTCTTCCAGACAAACAGACCACCACCTACTGCCAACGCGTGTGCATACCAATCAATGGGGTACGGTCAGTTCCAAACAGTCGCACCTTACGGGTACACTTACCCACCAACACCCGTACAGCAGTGA
- the LOC130667096 gene encoding uncharacterized protein LOC130667096 isoform X2 yields the protein MYSNGYTQQTSPRGNRDYGNRGVGGGTYWNSQQQNPNKFNNMNNNPNKNKQQQQQQQQQLNQQNQKKAPGDLLKKPDWDMDALPAITKNLYVPHPNIRSRSPDDVNKYHAGKEITVKGNNTPLPIQAFEESNFPEYVMQEICKQGFQEPTAIQAQGWPIALSGRDMVGIAQTGSGKTLAYILPATVHINHQPRLTRGEGPIVLVLAPTRELAQQIQSVARDFGSSSCIRNTCIFGGSPKGPQARDLERGVEICIATPGRLIDFLEKGTTNLKRCTYLVLDEADRMLDMGFEPQIRKIIEQIRPDRQVLMWSATWPKEVQALAEDFLSDYIQINIGSLTLAANHNIRQIIEICQEHEKESKLTNLLREIGCERGNKTIIFVETKKKVDDITKAIKREGWSAIAIHGDKSQPERDFVLSEFRTGKTAILVATDVAARGLDVEDVKYVVNFDYPNSSEDYIHRIGRTGRCQSAGTAYAYFTPNNARQAKELISVLEEAGQVINPQLSEMANAQRGQFGKNRQRWNPARSSPNNNPNSSPRGNVSPTSSGTWSNNQQTNMYQQQQQHNSYDRQNMHRQQNGYVSRQQNNYQNGYSQHQQQQQPQQQHQRQSNSGYQQNGYHQSGNNTSPNYQGAQNGGQRYQPRPAYQNNRNMNPQRQQNAYAGNQNGQNVYSIPPPYLMPSTGHTDSGIQSLVSNKFFQTNRPPPTANACAYQSMGYGQFQTVAPYGYTYPPTPVQQ from the exons ATGTATAGCAACGGTTACACACAACAAACTTC GCCCAGAGGAAACAGGGACTATGGCAACAGGGGTGTAGGAGGAGGAACTTATTGGAATAGTCAACAACAAAATCCAAATAAATTCAACAACATGAATAATaatccaaataaaaataaacagcaacaacagcagcagcaacagcaatTGAATCAACAGAATCAGAAGAAAGCACCTGGTGATTTACTGAAGAAACCTGACTGGGACATGGACGCACTCCCGGCCATTACTAAAAATCTTTATGTACCTCATCCAAATATCAGAAGCCGTTCACCCGATGACGTCAACAAGTATCATGCGGGAAAAGAAATAACAGTGAAGGGAAACAACACTCCTCTACCGATTCAAGCTTTTGAAGAAAGTAATTTCCCTGAGTATGTAATGCAAGAAATCTGCAAACAAGGGTTCCAAGAACCGACGGCCATTCAAGCCCAAGGCTGGCCTATTGCTCTCAGTGGAAGGGACATGGTTGGTATCGCCCAAACAGGATCGGGAAAAACATTAGCG TATATTCTCCCAGCAACTGTCCACATCAACCACCAACCACGACTGACTCGTGGCGAAGGTCCAATAGTTTTGGTGTTGGCACCAACGCGTGAGCTGGCCCAGCAAATTCAATCAGTGGCACGAGACTTTGGTTCATCATCATGCATCCGCAATACTTGTATATTCGGTGGCTCACCAAAAGGACCACAGGCACGGGACCTGGAGCGTGGAGTTGAAATCTGCATCGCCACACCGGGACGTCTAATTGATTTTCTGGAAAAAGGTACCACCAATCTGAAAAGATGTACTTATTTGGTATTGGATGAGGCCGACCGTATGTTAGACATGGGATTCGAGCCCCAGATCCGTAAAATAATCGAACAAATCAGACCCGACAGACAGGTTCTTATGTGGTCAGCGACTTGGCCCAAAGAGGTTCAAGCTCTCGCTGAAGATTTTCTTTCTGATTACATTCAAATCAATATTGGTTCCCTCACTCTTGCTGCCAATCACAATATCCGTCAGATTATTGAAATTTGCCAAGAACATGAGAAGGAGtctaaattaacaaatttgttGCGTGAAATCGGCTGTGAAAGAGGCAATAAAACTATAATATTTGTCGagacaaagaaaaaagttgATGACATTACGAAAGCAATAAAGCGTGAAGGTTGGTCGGCAATAGCCATTCACGGTGATAAGTCTCAGCCAGAACGTGATTTCGTTTTATCTGAGTTCAGAACCGGCAAAACCGCAATTCTCGTGGCGACTGATGTAGCAGCTCGTGGTCTTGATGTCGAAGATGTCAAGTACGTCGTAAACTTTGATTATCCAAACAGCTCTGAGGATTACATCCATCGAATTGGAAGAACGGGACGTTGCCAAAGTGCTGGTACAGCATACGCGTACTTTACACCAAACAATGCTCGTCAAGCTAAAGAATTGATATCAGTACTTGAGGAAGCTGGCCAAGTAATAAACCCACAATTGTCTGAGATGGCAAATGCACAACGTGGTCAATTTGGCAAGAACCGTCAACGCTGGAATCCCGCCCGTTCCTCACCAAACAACAACCCCAACTCCAGCCCGAGAGGTAACGTCAGTCCCACTTCAAGCGGCACTTGGTCCAACAACCAACAGACCAACATGTAccagcaacagcaacaacacaATTCCTACGATCGACAAAACATGCATCGTCAGCAAAACGGATACGTGTCACGTCAGCAGAATAATTACCAAAACGGCTACAGCCAACACCAGCAACAACAGCAGCCACAACAACAACATCAACGTCAATCAAATTCCGGTTACCAGCAAAACGGATACCACCAGTCTGGTAACAACACGTCGCCTAATTACCAGGGCGCCCAAAACGGAGGACAGAGATATCAACCACGACCAGCATATCAGAACAACCGTAACATGAATCCCCAACGTCAACAAAATGCATACGCTGGAAACCAAAATGGCCAGAATGTATATTCAATTCCACCACCATATTTAATGCCATCAACCGGTCATACTGATTCTGGAATACAGAGTTTAGTTAGCAACAAGTTCTTCCAGACAAACAGACCACCACCTACTGCCAACGCGTGTGCATACCAATCAATGGGGTACGGTCAGTTCCAAACAGTCGCACCTTACGGGTACACTTACCCACCAACACCCGTACAGCAGTGA